One window from the genome of Actinoplanes teichomyceticus ATCC 31121 encodes:
- a CDS encoding CorA family divalent cation transporter — MTPPATCELRVTRGDEELRLVTGARADIARRNRTIPETDNFRHELLGSGWITDGADLTTLLAPGADGWDLEIGEPGPETTGAVRLILAQLLPAEAVDELTALADELARRPMPWHAEWISPVPPALAGEGASWFDVLVPSVNWRQGDATADPVAYYRHARIVWAARWCVIVWTARSGGEGSPYRTWGLPDRRASDGVRGGDGHARMTRFLEAVVGHIEWSVDSVDLELETWENYFLEQASGDGGLFVGPDLDRLQRHLALLGRGATLNRDAIRTLVRRKDIQPGMTDDIRELVRQSCERFLTQSQGQRRAVRQSFDLIANATSGQQFRLAQERADRDGVFQATVGILAAVFVAPGLIAAFYGANVKGLPGADARAGLWYMLLGSMLAGLMSVGLILVVRAQSRRPRG; from the coding sequence ATGACGCCGCCGGCCACCTGCGAGCTGCGCGTCACCCGCGGCGACGAGGAGTTGCGCCTGGTCACCGGCGCCCGCGCGGACATCGCGCGGCGCAACCGGACGATCCCCGAGACCGACAACTTCCGGCACGAGCTGCTGGGGTCCGGGTGGATCACCGACGGGGCCGACCTGACCACCCTGCTCGCCCCCGGCGCCGACGGATGGGACCTGGAGATCGGCGAGCCCGGGCCGGAGACGACCGGCGCCGTGCGGCTGATCCTCGCGCAGCTGCTTCCGGCCGAGGCGGTGGACGAGCTGACCGCCCTGGCGGACGAGCTGGCCCGGCGACCCATGCCCTGGCACGCCGAGTGGATCTCGCCCGTGCCGCCGGCCCTGGCCGGCGAGGGCGCGTCGTGGTTCGACGTGCTGGTCCCGTCGGTGAACTGGCGGCAGGGCGACGCCACCGCCGACCCGGTGGCGTACTACCGGCACGCCCGGATCGTCTGGGCCGCCCGCTGGTGTGTCATCGTCTGGACGGCCCGGTCCGGCGGGGAGGGCTCGCCGTACCGCACGTGGGGGCTGCCCGACCGGAGGGCGTCGGACGGGGTGCGCGGCGGCGACGGCCACGCCCGGATGACCCGCTTCCTGGAGGCGGTGGTGGGACACATCGAGTGGTCGGTGGACTCGGTCGATCTGGAACTGGAGACCTGGGAGAACTATTTCCTGGAGCAGGCGTCCGGCGACGGCGGCCTGTTCGTCGGCCCGGATCTCGACCGGTTGCAGCGTCACCTCGCCCTGCTCGGGCGCGGCGCCACGCTCAACCGTGACGCCATCCGCACCCTGGTGCGCCGCAAGGACATCCAACCCGGGATGACCGACGACATCCGGGAACTGGTCAGGCAGAGCTGCGAGCGGTTCCTGACGCAGTCGCAGGGGCAGCGCCGGGCGGTCCGGCAGTCGTTCGACCTCATCGCGAACGCCACCTCGGGCCAGCAGTTCCGGCTGGCCCAGGAGCGGGCGGATCGCGACGGCGTGTTCCAGGCCACCGTGGGCATCCTGGCCGCCGTCTTCGTGGCTCCCGGGCTGATCGCCGCGTTCTACGGGGCGAACGTCAAGGGCCTGCCGGGCGCCGACGCGCGGGCCGGGCTGTGGTACATGCTGCTGGGTTCGATGCTGGCCGGGCTGATGAGTGTCGGGCTGATCCTGGTGGTGCGCGCGCAGTCCCGGCGCCCCCGGGGCTGA
- a CDS encoding DUF4153 domain-containing protein gives MAELPPEQRDPTDPARPVAGAHTDAPAAPAPPLLVMPPTDALPSMVWPGPDGAPAWAIPVQIPSGTRGYALFVPMVPVQSPATTDPAGPGTAPATDRVADEAVPGSATAARMATGAAPDSAVAARPTVTAGHREPSGATASEKPASAQPGPAQPASEQPGSERPGPERPGPAQPGPGQPGSAQPGAGSPGVKESGADPAGPEGSGAGPAGGSGAGTTATRRPAATPAPAGPTPESPRPRPEPAPAFLTRNDPRTAPPPPPFPRGPYKPEPTAWQRFRDKHWPGPATTRGRAVPAGVLAGALGFAFLVPLTRTGIGWFLGWLVLTLGVVGAVRRSADLPRSERWIRSGWAAAALALLLVPAFRNAWWLVTFSVLGALGCAALAIVGGRLVRSILFSLVATPYAALRGLPWVRRHLRGARDPGLVRRIGFSAALTVVVLLVFGALLSSADVAFSALLDEAVPDLDGGSVFRWIFLAVTGALIAVAGIYTLSAPPATSSLDTPGRGRFGLIEWAPAGSALVLLFGGFVAVQFTVLFGGRRHVLRTSGLSYAEYARSGFWQLVAVTLLSLAVVAALARWARRDQPIDRVLLRVLLGLLCGLSVVIVASALSRMWAYQKVYSFTGERIFVMSSEMLLGIVFVLVAAAGVRWNGRWIPRATVGLAVLMLLGLAVLDPEGYAARRNTVRYEQTGKIDAWYLRALSADATPALTRLPDPVRRCTLSWIAEDLAEPDPWYAWNLGRSRAREALRDLGPGAIGDHADCRAADQFDLPKKRR, from the coding sequence GTGGCCGAGCTGCCACCGGAGCAACGAGATCCGACGGACCCGGCGCGGCCGGTGGCGGGCGCGCACACCGACGCGCCCGCCGCGCCCGCGCCCCCACTGCTGGTGATGCCGCCGACCGACGCGCTCCCGTCGATGGTGTGGCCGGGGCCGGACGGCGCGCCGGCGTGGGCGATCCCGGTCCAGATCCCCTCCGGCACGCGGGGATACGCCCTGTTCGTCCCGATGGTCCCGGTGCAGTCGCCGGCCACCACCGACCCGGCCGGCCCCGGCACGGCCCCAGCCACCGACCGGGTGGCCGACGAGGCCGTGCCGGGAAGCGCGACCGCCGCCCGGATGGCCACCGGGGCGGCGCCGGACAGCGCGGTCGCCGCCCGCCCGACGGTCACAGCCGGTCACCGCGAGCCGTCCGGCGCGACCGCCTCGGAGAAACCCGCCTCGGCGCAGCCCGGCCCGGCGCAGCCCGCCTCGGAGCAGCCCGGCTCGGAGCGGCCCGGCCCGGAGCGGCCCGGCCCGGCGCAGCCTGGCCCGGGGCAGCCGGGCTCGGCGCAGCCCGGCGCAGGTTCGCCCGGTGTGAAGGAGTCCGGCGCGGATCCGGCCGGTCCGGAGGGATCGGGTGCCGGCCCGGCCGGGGGGAGCGGGGCCGGCACGACGGCGACCCGCCGGCCCGCCGCCACTCCCGCGCCCGCCGGGCCGACCCCCGAGTCACCCCGGCCGCGACCCGAACCGGCCCCGGCGTTCCTGACACGGAACGACCCGCGGACCGCCCCGCCACCCCCGCCGTTTCCCCGGGGCCCCTACAAGCCGGAACCGACGGCGTGGCAGCGGTTCCGCGACAAGCACTGGCCGGGCCCGGCCACGACCCGGGGCCGCGCCGTCCCGGCCGGTGTGCTCGCCGGGGCGCTGGGCTTCGCGTTCCTCGTGCCGCTGACCCGCACGGGCATCGGCTGGTTCCTCGGCTGGCTCGTGCTGACGCTGGGTGTCGTGGGCGCGGTCCGGCGATCCGCGGACCTGCCGCGCTCCGAGCGGTGGATCCGCTCCGGCTGGGCGGCCGCGGCGCTCGCCCTGCTGCTCGTCCCGGCCTTCCGCAACGCCTGGTGGCTGGTGACGTTCAGCGTGCTCGGCGCGCTCGGATGCGCGGCGCTGGCCATCGTGGGCGGCCGGCTGGTCCGGTCGATCCTGTTCAGCCTGGTGGCCACCCCGTACGCGGCGCTGCGCGGACTGCCCTGGGTCCGCCGGCACCTGCGGGGCGCCCGTGACCCGGGACTGGTCCGGCGGATCGGCTTCTCGGCCGCGCTCACCGTCGTGGTCCTGCTCGTCTTCGGCGCCCTGCTGTCCTCGGCCGACGTCGCGTTCTCGGCGTTGCTCGACGAGGCGGTGCCCGACCTCGACGGCGGGTCGGTGTTCCGCTGGATCTTCCTGGCCGTGACCGGTGCCCTGATCGCGGTGGCCGGCATCTACACCCTGTCGGCGCCGCCGGCCACGTCCAGCCTGGACACCCCCGGCCGGGGCCGGTTCGGGCTGATCGAATGGGCGCCGGCCGGCTCGGCCCTGGTGCTGCTGTTCGGCGGGTTCGTGGCGGTGCAGTTCACCGTGCTGTTCGGCGGGCGCCGGCACGTGCTGAGAACGTCCGGGCTCAGCTACGCCGAGTACGCCCGCAGCGGCTTCTGGCAGCTGGTCGCCGTCACGCTGCTGTCCCTGGCCGTGGTCGCCGCGCTGGCCCGGTGGGCCCGGCGGGACCAGCCGATCGACCGGGTCCTGCTGCGCGTCCTGCTCGGCCTGCTCTGCGGCCTGAGCGTGGTGATCGTGGCGTCCGCGCTGTCGCGCATGTGGGCGTACCAGAAGGTCTACAGCTTCACCGGGGAGCGGATCTTCGTGATGTCGTCCGAGATGCTCCTCGGCATCGTCTTCGTGCTGGTCGCGGCGGCCGGCGTGCGCTGGAACGGCCGGTGGATCCCGCGCGCCACGGTCGGGCTGGCCGTGCTCATGCTGCTCGGCCTCGCGGTCCTGGACCCGGAGGGCTACGCGGCACGCCGCAACACGGTCCGCTACGAGCAGACCGGCAAGATCGACGCCTGGTACCTGCGGGCGCTCTCGGCCGACGCGACGCCGGCGCTGACCCGCCTGCCCGACCCGGTACGCCGGTGCACGTTGAGCTGGATCGCCGAGGACCTCGCCGAGCCGGACCCCTGGTACGCGTGGAACCTCGGCCGTTCGCGGGCCCGCGAGGCGCTGCGGGACCTGGGCCCGGGCGCGATCGGCGACCACGCCGACTGCCGCGCCGCCGACCAGTTCGACCTGCCCAAGAAGCGCCGCTGA
- the focA gene encoding formate transporter FocA: MSTSLEPFMLSPAQMAQAAEDAAYVKATSKPLKSFLLGLTAGGYIALGFVFYTTSQVGAANVTWSGGAKVLGGIVFATGLVLVVLTGAELFTSSTLTLTARASGRITWGQLFRNWGVVYLANFLGAATMVALVYAGGVWHNADGAWGAVVLHSSLTKVQHGLPEAFVLGILCNLMVCLAVWAAYSGRTTTDKILAVTMPVALFVSAGFEHSVANMFMVPLGLLIKDNAGADFWTGAGLVPADFTDLTWPHFLLHNLVPVTLGNIVGGGIMIGIFYWTIFHRRRVEPAERP, from the coding sequence ATGTCCACCAGCCTCGAGCCGTTCATGCTCAGCCCGGCACAGATGGCACAGGCCGCCGAGGACGCCGCGTACGTCAAGGCCACCAGCAAGCCACTGAAGTCCTTCCTCCTCGGCCTGACCGCCGGCGGGTACATCGCTCTCGGGTTCGTCTTCTACACCACCAGCCAGGTGGGCGCGGCGAACGTGACCTGGTCGGGTGGGGCGAAGGTGCTCGGCGGCATCGTGTTCGCCACCGGGCTGGTGCTGGTCGTGCTGACCGGCGCGGAGCTGTTCACGTCCTCGACGCTGACGCTCACCGCGCGGGCCAGCGGGCGGATCACCTGGGGCCAGCTGTTCCGCAACTGGGGGGTCGTCTACCTGGCGAACTTCCTGGGCGCGGCGACCATGGTGGCCCTGGTCTACGCCGGTGGCGTCTGGCACAACGCCGACGGCGCCTGGGGCGCGGTGGTGCTCCACAGCTCCCTGACGAAGGTGCAGCACGGTCTGCCCGAGGCGTTCGTCCTCGGCATCCTGTGCAACCTCATGGTGTGCCTGGCGGTCTGGGCGGCGTACTCCGGCCGCACCACCACCGACAAGATCCTGGCCGTCACCATGCCCGTCGCCCTCTTCGTCTCCGCGGGCTTCGAGCACTCGGTCGCCAACATGTTCATGGTGCCCCTGGGCCTGCTGATCAAGGACAACGCCGGCGCCGACTTCTGGACCGGCGCCGGCCTGGTCCCGGCCGACTTCACGGACCTGACCTGGCCGCACTTCCTGCTGCACAACCTGGTGCCGGTCACCCTGGGAAACATCGTCGGCGGCGGCATCATGATCGGCATCTTCTACTGGACGATCTTCCACCGCCGGCGGGTCGAGCCGGCCGAGAGGCCCTGA
- a CDS encoding glycosyltransferase family 2 protein encodes MISVITPALPHHVDLLARAYDALLRQDVDWEWLIQIDGAADEPVEQRIPGAATDHRVRVAANGERLGISATRNRALLRSAGRWVAPLDADDEYFPDALARLCEPLRERPDLGYAFGESIDLFPDGKRLARFTRRPYAPGPVPRGRPEEVWRLHKNLFFHPGAAMYDRTWLLAAGGWPAGTEMEDQDVLFAVSTFVPGWYEPRPVYLYRQHAGQTVRSARFEANREDYRRWSHHRLVALRTLRGDDPRTLRDLEPPLPTPAEISTFTTPAWQAEIARQVRAA; translated from the coding sequence ATGATCAGCGTCATCACGCCGGCTCTTCCGCATCACGTCGACCTGCTGGCCCGGGCCTACGACGCGTTGCTGCGGCAGGACGTCGACTGGGAGTGGCTGATCCAGATCGACGGCGCCGCCGACGAGCCGGTCGAGCAGCGGATCCCGGGCGCGGCGACGGACCACCGGGTACGGGTGGCCGCCAACGGTGAGCGGCTGGGCATCAGCGCGACGCGCAACCGCGCCCTGCTGCGCTCCGCCGGCCGGTGGGTGGCCCCGCTCGACGCGGACGACGAGTACTTCCCGGACGCCCTGGCGCGACTGTGCGAGCCGTTGCGGGAGCGGCCCGACCTCGGATACGCCTTCGGCGAGAGCATCGATCTCTTCCCGGACGGCAAGCGGCTGGCCAGGTTCACGCGCCGCCCCTACGCGCCCGGGCCGGTGCCGCGCGGCCGTCCGGAGGAGGTCTGGCGGCTGCACAAGAACCTGTTCTTCCACCCCGGCGCGGCGATGTACGACCGCACGTGGCTCCTCGCGGCCGGCGGGTGGCCGGCCGGAACCGAGATGGAGGACCAGGATGTCCTCTTCGCCGTCTCGACGTTCGTCCCGGGTTGGTACGAGCCACGCCCGGTCTACCTCTACCGGCAGCACGCCGGGCAGACGGTGCGGTCCGCCCGGTTCGAGGCCAACCGGGAGGACTATCGCCGGTGGAGCCACCACCGGCTGGTCGCCCTGCGCACCCTGCGCGGCGACGATCCCCGGACGCTGCGGGATCTGGAGCCACCGCTGCCCACGCCCGCGGAGATCAGCACCTTCACCACGCCCGCATGGCAGGCGGAGATCGCGCGTCAGGTCCGCGCGGCATGA